The Pygocentrus nattereri isolate fPygNat1 chromosome 4, fPygNat1.pri, whole genome shotgun sequence genome includes a window with the following:
- the dio3b gene encoding iodothyronine deiodinase 3b, protein MERVGERRACAAGTASAASRRMMQDVQELARAHAAKALRSAAVCVLLLPRFLLAALLLWLLDFLCIRRKVLARMREREGADGDSADDPAVRVSDSNRMFTLASLRAVWHGHKLDFFKTARVGAAAPNSEVVPLAEHKRARILDYARGRRPLILNFGSCSUPPFMRRLAAFRRLADQYADIVDSLLVYIEEAHPSDGWASSDAPYQIPRHRCLEDRLRAAQLMNTTVPGSMVVVDTMENAANAAYGAYFERLYIVKDEVVVYQGGRGPEGYRISELRCWLERYRSELEGSRAVVVHV, encoded by the coding sequence ATGGAGAGAGTAGGCGAGAGGCGCGCGTGCGCGGCGGGCACGGCGAGCGCGGCAAGCCGCAGGATGATGCAGGACGTGCAGGAGCTGGCGCGCGCGCACGCGGCCAAGGCTCTGCGGAGCGCGGCGGTGTgcgtgctgctgctgccgcgCTTCTTGCTCGCCGCGCTGCTCCTGTGGCTCCTCGACTTCCTATGCATCCGACGGAAGGTGCTCGCGAGGATGCGGGAGCGCGAGGGCGCGGACGGTGACAGCGCGGACGACCCGGCCGTGCGCGTGTCCGACTCAAACCGGATGTTCACGCTGGCGTCGCTGCGCGCCGTGTGGCACGGCCACAAGCTGGACTTCTTCAAGACGGCGCGCGTGGGCGCCGCGGCTCCCAACAGCGAGGTGGTGCCGCTCGCCGAGCACAAGAGGGCGCGCATCCTGGACTACGCGCGCGGCCGCCGGCCGCTCATCCTCAACTTCGGCAGCTGCTCGTGACCGCCGTTCATGCGGCGCCTGGCGGCCTTCCGCCGCCTCGCCGACCAGTACGCGGACATCGTCGACTCGCTGCTCGTGTACATCGAGGAGGCGCACCCGTCGGACGGCTGGGCGAGCTCGGACGCGCCCTACCAGATCCCGCGCCACCGCTGCCTGGAGGACCGGCTGCGCGCGGCGCAGCTCATGAACACCACGGTGCCCGgcagcatggtggtggtggacACGATGGAGAACGCGGCGAACGCGGCGTACGGCGCCTACTTCGAGCGCCTCTACATCGTCAAGGACGAGGTGGTGGTGTACCAGGGCGGCAGGGGACCCGAGGGCTATCGGATATCCGAACTGAGGTGCTGGCTCGAGCGCTACCGCAGCGAGCTCGAGGGCTCCAGGGCCGTGGTGGTGCACGTGTag